Proteins from a genomic interval of Ficedula albicollis isolate OC2 chromosome 9, FicAlb1.5, whole genome shotgun sequence:
- the VWA5B2 gene encoding von Willebrand factor A domain-containing protein 5B2, translated as MPGLYALLSWEALPLKSSTVKACANGYSLSITARLTYTNPHREPVEGIFIYPLEESEVVAGFEAAVGGRRVTFQLQNRQRVQECCLQCSPSPGRPRRCASGHLVVDEDVERSTFIIATGTLCPSESLAVTLSTVQELPTLPDGALRLLLPPVLTPHVPADPESEPASLCDDSPTSCFGGPGARSQSPTVVPVESVDVFRGRPYNHFPYEFTFELLVKGPCLLAGLESPSHALRADADPWASSATTTCVTLAEPHRYDRDLEIILYPCEPHSPHLLIEDGTMTYPEYEAHIRSRRDYLRIARKDSSGERQVAFVQKRFHKDIFPNPVLMLNFCPAAEGVPGDLQSVTREILFLIDRSDTGSGPGLDKVKEALLVALKSLPSGTLLNLASFGADIKPLFPSSRLCSNETLRRACEHLGGLRADPGGTNLLAALGWALAQPLHHGYPRQLFLFTGAAVGNASRILRLVRRQASTVRCFSFGTGPRACRRLLKAVAKVSRGRAEFLSPAERLQPKLIKSLKKAIEPAISDITIDWYVPDSMEALLSPTELPALYPGDRLVSYCVLYSIARFGHRRPLGQEGTRHSSRGSAFLSQHEVPSAGESRQPPQSNPGTGDASLEVFAGSTEVSERSEWGPEPGWGAVVEPRADRVCAPRAGTDPVSGGDIWKRIYQPSYIQEQYVLTHCSVSTDRSQGLLSRSSTSSESTGSRDVAPEGGFLAPGADVTSQQGQKSLSLCESSTKSAPLPSAPAGTKVTVALSTEELARQKKVLARAALAGRSFSTPHGELDAHRLCQALEKVSQKRNQSLEGRLDELGPQTRQTQPSAAESNNLLSPTHLDWDMLVEPSYLFSASPAPEPGQPSPGDASTPLRCQVVIHALRAGKPVSWEVTASLEPLLQPREAPGREEPPRRVAKAWDKPLHRLAARSVVRDNESVAQREAKLEQGFARRFRLKAVQTSKACNVPSLYTRLVPVDCATQAALPAAPEVWGIAGSASRTRAAAAGSWHHRGSSAGQGQQQDVEEQHEAPGTAERDEMARSPGSISSPTFGWEKQNYSNGPPSSPSTTSMGSQKSTESIAGSRFSLSRRRGPSLALRPQCLSPDSEHSSNHASHDYLPLVQLQQARGPFQLTESFSEVVQIPLDRLRRASPYASHRASLSPMSPGARSMPEAGAGAEEGEEPITAPQPSSPPSRSTCSEVPSAAVWAQADSGHGSESDTGPHSAAPSEASVSCQDTGPEDLESASWATAVALAWLEHRCAGFFEEWELVAAKADAWLQAQRLPEGVDVGCLKGAARHLFLLLRHWDENIKLNMLCYNPNNV; from the exons ATGCCAGGCCTCTACGCCCTCCTGTCCTGGGAGGCTCTGCCCCTGAAGAGCTCCACGGTGAAGGCTTGTGCCAACGGATACTCCCTGAGCATCACTGCCCGCCTCACGTACACCAACCCCCACAGGGAGCCTGTGGAAG GCATCTTCATCTACCCGCTGGAGGAGTCGGAGGTGGTGGCCGGCTTTGAGGCGGCGGTGGGCGGCCGGCGGGTGACGTTCCAGCTGCAGAACCGGCAGCGGGTGCAggagtgctgcctgcagtgcagccccagcccgggcCGGCCGCGCCGCTGCGCCAGCG GCCACCTTGTCGTGGATGAGGATGTGGAGCGCTCCACCTTCATCATCGCCACTGGCACGCTGTGCCCATCGGAGAGCCTGGCTGTCACCCTGAGCAcggtgcaggagctgcccacGCTGCCGGACGGGGCCCTGcgcctcctcctgccccccgTCCTCACGCCCCACGTCCCTGCCGACCCCGAGAGCGAGCCGGCAAGCTTGTGTGACGACAG CCCCACCAGCTGTTTTGGGGGGCCAGGTGCCCGGAGCCAGTCACCCACTGTGGTGCCTGTGGAGAGCGTGGATGTCTTTCGGGGACGACCCTACAACCATTTTCCTTATGAGTTCACCTTCGAGCTGCTGGTGAAGGGCCCCTGCTTGCTGGCAG ggctggagagcccATCACATGCCCTGAGAGCCGACGCTGACCCCTGGGCCAGTTCTGCCACCACCACCTGTGTCACCCTGGCTGAGCCCCACCGCTACGACAGGGACCTGGAGATCATCCTCTACCCTTGTG agccccacagcccccaccTGCTGATTGAGGATGGCACCATGACGTACCCTGAGTACGAGGCGCACATCCGGAGCCGCCGGGATTACCTGCGGATTGCCAGGAAGGACAGCAGTGGCGAGAGACAG GTGGCTTTTGTGCAGAAGCGTTTCCACAAAGACATCTTCCCCAACCCCGTGCTGATGCTGAACTTCTGCCCGGCTGCGGAGGGCGTCCCCGGGGACCTGCAGAGCGTCACCCGCGAGATCCTCTTCCTCATCGACCGCAGCGACACCGGCAGCGGCCCTGGCCTTGACAAGGTCAAG gAGGCTTTGCTGGTGGCCCTGAAGAGCCTCCCATCAGGAACACTGCTCAACCTCGCCAGCTTCGGTGCTGACATCAAGCCGCTCTTCCCATCCAGTCGCCTCTGCAGCAAC GAGACCTTGCGGCGCGCCTGCGAGCACCTTGGCGGACTGCGGGCGGATCCTGGTGGCACCAacctgctggcagccctgggctgggctctggcacagcccctccACCACGGCTACCCTCGGCAGCTGTTCCTCTTCACCGGTGCAGCAGTGGGCAATGCAAGCAGGATCCTGCGGCTGGTGCGCAGGCAGGCCAGCACCGTCAG GTGCTTCAGCTTTGGCACGGGCCCGCGGGCGTGCCGGCGGCTGCTGAAGGCCGTGGCCAAGGTGAGCCGGGGCCGTGCCGAGTTCCTGAGCCCGGCCGAGAGGCTGCAGCCCAAG CTGATCAAGTCCCTGAAGAAGGCGATCGAGCCAGCCATCAGCGACATCACCATCGACTGGTACGTCCCCGACAGCATGGAGGCTCTGCTCTCGCCCACCGAGCTGCCGGCCCTGTACCCCGGTGACCGCCTCGTCAGCTACTGCGTGCTCTACAGCATCGCCCGTTTCGGGCACCGGCGCCCGCTG GGCCAGGAAGGGACTCGCCACAGCTCCCGGGGTTCAGCCTTTCTCTCCCAACACGAggtccccagtgctggggagagcCGACAGCCACCCCAGAGCAACCCAGGAACCGGGGATGCCTCCCTGGAGGTTTTTGCTGGAAGTACAGAGGTGTCAGAGCGGAGTGAGTGGGGTCCAGAGCCGGGGTGGGGGGCAGTGGTGGAGCCACGGGCTGACAGGGTGTGTGCTCCCCGGGCAGGTACTGATCCTGTTTCTGGGGGAGACATCTGGAAGAGGATTTACCAGCCCTCCTACATCCAGGAGCAGTATGTCCTGACACACTGCTCTGTCAGCACTGACcgcagccaggggctgctctcccGCAGCTCCACCAGCAGCGAGTCCACTGGCTCCCGGGATGTGGCCCCTGAGGGTGGCTTCTTGGCCCCTGGTGCTGATGTCAcctcccagcagggccagaAGAGCCTGTCCCTCTGCGAGTCCTCCACCAAATCTGCCCCActgccctctgccccagctggcACCAAG GTGACGGTGGCCCTGAGCACGGAGGAGCTGGCGCGGCAGAAGAAGGTGCTGGCACGCGCTGCCCTGGCTGGGCGCAGCTTTTCCACGCCACACGGGGAGCTGGATGCCCATCGGCTCTGCCAGGCCCTGGAGAAGGTGTCACAGAAGAGGAACCAGTCCCTGGAGGGGCGGCTGGATGAGCTGGGACCGCAGACACGGCAAACGCAGCCCAGTGCAGCGGAATCAA ATAACCTCCTCTCGCCCACCCACCTGGACTGGGACATGCTGGTGGAGCCTTCCTACCTCTTCAGTGCCTCGCCAGCGCCCgagccagggcagcccagcccgGGCGATGCCAGCACGCCCCTGCGCTGCCAGGTGGTGATCCACGCGCTGCGAGCCGGCAAGCCCGTGTCCTGGGAAGTGACAGCCTCGCTGgagccactgctgcagccccgGGAGGCGCCGGGCAGGGAGGAGCCGCCGCGGCGAGTGGCCAAAGCCTGGGACAAGCCACTGCACCGGCTGGCAGCGCGCTCCGTGGTGCGGGACAATGAGAGCGTGGCGCAGCGCGAAGccaagctggagcagg GTTTCGCTCGCCGGTTCCGCCTGAAAGCCGTGCAAACCAGCAAAGCCTGCAACGTGCCCTCCCTCTACACCCGGCTGGTGCCCGTGGACTGTGCCAcgcaggcagccctgcccgcAGCCCCCGAGGTGTGGGGCATAG CTGGCTCAGCCAGCCGGACGCGAGCTGCTGCGGCAGGGAGCTGGCACCACCGGGGCTCCTCAGCGGgtcaggggcagcagcaggatgtaGAGGAGCAGCACGAggcccctggcactgcag AGCGAGATGAGATGGCCAGGTCTCCGGGCAGCATCTCCTCCCCTACCTttggctgggaaaagcagaactaCTCAAATG GGCCTCCATCCAGCCCCTCCACTACCTCCATGGGCTCCCAGAAATCCACAGAGAGCATTGCAGGCTCCAG GTTTAGCCTGAGCAGGCGCAGGGGTCCCAGCCTGGCGCTGCGCCCGCAGTGCCTCAGCCCAGACAGTGAGCACTCCAGCAACCACGCGAGCCATGACTACCTCCCGCTG gtgcagctgcagcaagccCGGGGGCCGTTCCAGCTCACCGAGAGCTTCTCTGAAGTGGTGCAGATCCCCCTGGACCGCCTGCGCCGGGCCTCCCCCTACGCCTCCCACCGTGCCAGCCTcagccccatgtccccaggggcCAGGAGCATGCcggaggcaggagctggggctgaggagggCGAGGAGCCCATCACAGCCCCGCAGCCCAGCTCGCCCCCATCCCGCAGCACGTGCTCCGAGGTGCCCAGCGCAGCCGTGTGGGCGCAGGCGGACAGCGGGCACGGCTCCGAGTCCGACACCGGGCCCCACTCGGCTGCCCCCTCTGAGGCCAGCGTGAGCTGTCAGGACACGGGGCCAGAGGATCTGGAGAGTGCCAGCTGGGCCACGGCGGTGGCCTTGGCGTGGCTGGAGCACCGCTGCGCCGGGTTCTTTGAGGAGTGGGAGCTGGTGGCGGCCAAGGCGGACGcgtggctgcaggcacagcgCCTGCCCGAGGGGGTGGACGTGGGCTGCCTCAAAGGGGCAGCCAGGCacttgttcctgctgctgcgTCACTGGGACGAGAACATCAAGCTGAACATGTTGTGCTACAACCCCAACAACGTCTGA
- the ALG3 gene encoding dol-P-Man:Man(5)GlcNAc(2)-PP-Dol alpha-1,3-mannosyltransferase, with amino-acid sequence MQEVEGFANGTLDYTQLKGDTGPLVYPAGFVYIFLGLYHATGRGSDIRLAQYLFAGLYLLNLLLVFRIYCRTSKVPPYVFFFMCCASYRIHSIFVLRLFNDPVAMAILFLAINLFLEERWSWGCLLFSLAVSVKMNILLFAPGLLFLLLQRFGLLGCIPKLCICALLQVVLGLPFLLVNPVGYLTRSFDLGRQFQFKWTVNWRFLPEEVFQNRVFHAALLLAHLAGLGLFALHRWHSSKENILNMLKDPAKRKPASPRLTVNRIVFILFSSNFLGVCCSRSLHYQFYVWYFHTLPYLLWCTPTTKLAHMPKVLLLGVIELCWNTYPSTVCSSLSLHICHGLILLQLWYGTAPTAVSHTPPPSRKPTAISKKAQ; translated from the exons ATGCAGGAGGTGGAGGGTTTCGCCAACGGCACCCTCGACTACACGCAGCTGAAGGGTGACACCGGGCCGCTGGT ctaCCCCGCCGGCTTCGTGTACATCTTCCTGGGGCTGTACCACGCCACGGGCCGCGGCTCCGACATCCGCCTGGCGCAGTACCTCTTCGCCGGCCTCTACCTCCTCAACCTGCTCCTCGTCTTCCGCATCTACTGCCGAACCAGCAAG GTCCCTCCgtatgttttcttcttcatgtgCTGCGCCTCATACCGCATCCACTCCATCTTTGTCCTGCGGCTCTTTAATGACCCTGTGGCCATGGCCATCCTCTTCCTCGCCATCAACCTCTTCCTGGAGGAGCGCTGGTCCTGGGGCTGCCTCCTCTtcag cctggctgtgtcagTGAAGATGAACATCCTGCTCTTCGCCCCTGgactcctcttcctcctcctgcaacGGTTTGGTCTCCTGGGCTGTATCCCCAAGCTCTGCatctgtgccctgctccag GTGGTTCTGGGCCTGCCCTTCCTGCTGGTGAACCCTGTGGGGTACCTGACCCGCTCCTTTGACCTGGGCCGCCAGTTCCAGTTTAAATGGACGGTGAACTGGCGCTTCCTCCCAGAAGAGGTTTTCCAGAATCGAGTCTTccatgctgctctgctcctggctcacCTGGCAGGCCTGGGGCTCTTTGCACTGCACCGGTGGCACAG TTCCAAAGAGAACATCCTGAATATGTTGAAGGATCCTGCCAAAAGGAAACCTGCATCCCCTCGCTTGACTGTCAACA GGATTGTCTTCATCCTCTTCTCCTCCAACTTCCTGGGTGTCTGCTGCAGCCGCTCCCTGCACTACCAGTTCTACGTCTGGTATTTCCACACACTGCCCTACTTACTCTGGTGCACCCCGACCACCAAGCTCGCCCACATGCCCAA ggtgctgctgctgggcgtGATTGAGCTCTGCTGGAACACCTACCCCTCCACGGtctgcagctccctctccctgcacatCTGCCACGGACtcatcctgctccagctctggtaCGGCACAGCCCCCACGGCAGTGTCACACACCCCTCCACCGAGCAGGAAACCCACAGCCATATCCAAGAAAGCCCAGTGA